One genomic region from Ptychodera flava strain L36383 chromosome 5, AS_Pfla_20210202, whole genome shotgun sequence encodes:
- the LOC139133477 gene encoding FAD-dependent oxidoreductase domain-containing protein 2-like, producing the protein MEKTDYEYIVIGAGPAGVQMAYCMEKAGKDYIVLERNDSVGSFYQKYPRHRTLISINKKHNYFKEREFNLRHDWNSLLCDEDDISFFNYSDDLFPDAGLLVDYMRDFTNKFNLKIRLNTNIVNVHREAAMDTRHPSRFTITDQNGKKFTCKVLVVGTGPILPHNPDIEGIEHADTYQEHTLDLKEYENKKVLILGGGNSAFECADHLAGSAAMIHMCTRTPVKLAWDSHFVGHLRAVNNNVLDMYHLKSLHALRQCDTKKFVKEEDGTITQTFEMELPHWNPPGTATFTSKGYDKVILATGWKFINIDMFDDTCKPETHTEGKYVVLDEHWESTVPDLFFIGTSMQSRDRRAASGFIHGFRYNVRTLSHMLCARYDGDELPKKTFPSIDAEELSKFMIERVSTTSALYQMGQGYLCDVVILKPQDKEKESGQDKMTGTVEYYYELPREWVMKNDFFMKQEHMMIVTIEDNHHRFPKMSVTEFFKPGDMNPRDCKCTAFPQGVYYSYKHGQLQEDLHLGGSLVVRADKQIFVGDNNPNRFTNKLKNLLNRQIGIGRGDHFERLFEQDEWEKNYKPWSQEEIERRRQMEMAQKMVTSECRLGLVE; encoded by the exons ATGGAGAAAACag ATTATGAATATATCGTCATCGGAGCCGGCCCTGCCGGTGTTCAGATGGCCTATTGCATGGAGAAAGCCGGCAAAGATTACATCGTTCTCGAGAGAAACGACAGTGTTGGTTCCTTCTACCAGAAATACCCACGTCATCGCACTCTGATCTCCATCAACAAGAAACACAACTACTTCAAGGAGCGAGAGTTCAATCTTCGTCATGATTGGAACTCTCTGCTCTGTGACGAAGATGACATATCCTTCTTCAACTACTCAGATGACCTTTTTCCGGACGCTGGCCTTCTTGTCGA TTACATGCGTGACTTCACCAACAAGTTCAACCTGAAAATACGTCTGAACACCAACATCGTCAACGTCCACCGAGAGGCTGCCATGGATACGAGACATCCCTCAAGGTTCACCATCACCGACCAGAACGGTAAAAAATTCACTTGCAAAGTACTGGTGGTCGGTACTGGACCTATCCTTCCACACAACCCAGACATCGAAGGCATAGAACACGCTGACACTTACCAGGAGCACACACTCGACTTGAAGGAATATGAGAACAAGAAGGTCTTGATTCTTGGAGGCGGTAACAGTGCCTTTGAG TGCGCCGACCATTTAGCCGGCAGTGCGGCTATGATTCACATGTGCACGCGCACACCTGTCAAGCTGGCGTGGGACTCTCACTTCGTTGGACATCTGCGAGCCGTCAACAACAACGTCCTCGACATGTACCACTTGAAATCCTTGCACGCTCTCCGCCAGTGCGACACCAAGAAGTTCGTCAAGGAAGAAGACGGCACCATCACCCAGACCTTCGAGATGGAACTGCCACACTGGAACCCACCGGGCACTGCCACGTTCACCAGCAAAGGCTACGATAAGGTCATCCTTGCCACGGGGTGGAAATTCATCAATATCGACATGTTTGACGACACTTGCAAACCAG AAACACACACCGAAGGCAAATATGTTGTCCTCGATGAACACTGGGAGTCGACTGTTCCCGATCTCTTCTTCATTGGCACTTCAATGCAGTCACGTGATAGACGGGCCGCCTCCGGCTTCATCCATGGCTTCCGTTACAATGTCCGCACCCTCAGTCACATGCTGTGCGCCCGCTACGACGGCGATGAACTGCCGAAGAAAACTTTCCCGTCGATTGACGCCGAAGAACTGTCCAAGTTCATGATCG aaCGTGTTAGCACCACGTCAGCGCTTTATCAGATGGGACAGGGCTACCTCTGTGATGTCGTGATTCTCAAACCACAAGACAAGGAGAAAGAAA GTGGCCAAGACAAAATGACTGGTACAGTGGAGTATTACTACGAGTTACCACGTGAATGGGTTATGAAGAACGATTTCTTCATGAAGCAGGAACACATGATGATAGTCACTATCGAGGATAATCACCACAG GTTCCCGAAAATGAGCGTGACAGAGTTTTTCAAACCAGGTGACATGAATCCACGTGACTGTAAATGTACAGCCTTCCCGCAGGGTGTTTACTACTCATACAAACATGGCCAACTGCAAGAAGATCTTCACCTCGGAGGATCTCTGGTCGTCAGAGCCGACAAACAGATCTTCGTGGGCGATAACAATCCAAACAGATTCACCAACAAACTCAAGAACCTACTCAACAGACAG ATCGGCATCGGGCGAGGTGATCACTTCGAGCGGTTATTCGAACAGGATGAATGGGAGAAGAACTACAAGCCCTGGTCGCAGGAAGAGATCGAACGCAGACGTCAGATGGAAATGGCCCAAAAGATGGTGACGTCAGAATGTAGACTCGGCCTTGTCGAATGA